The following DNA comes from Rhodopseudomonas boonkerdii.
TCGCGCGCGTGATCGACCGCGACTGGCGCACCTATCTCGACCGCAAGGTGATACACTTTCTGTATTTCTATGCGCTGTGGGTGACCATCCAGTTCGGCTTCAAGGCCCCGGGTTTCACCGCCGAACATGGCTGGCCCTATGTGATCAAGCTGTATCTGCTGTCTTATATCGATCCTTTCGGCACGCTGTGGTTTATCTATCTGCTGCCGGTGTTCTTCGTGCTGACCAAAGCTATGCGCAACGTGCATCCCGCACTGATCTGGGGCATCGCCGCGGTGCTTGAGAGTCTGCATGTGCAGACCGGCTGGACCGCGATCGATGAATTCTGTGCGCGCTTCATCTACTTCTATTCGGGCTATCTGTTCGCAACGCAGGTATTTGCGCTGTCGGACAAGGCGCGGACCAAGCCGATGCTGGCACTGACCGGCCTCGCCGTCTGGGCAGTGGTGAATGCCGCGCTGGTGCATGGCGGCGTCAGCGAATGGCCGGGGATATCGCTTGCGCTCGGCTTTGCCGGCGCCATGGCGATCATCGTGATCGGCACCTTGCTGGCGAAGATGCAATGGCTGGATTTCGTTCGCTTCTTCGGCGAGCATTCCATCGTCATCTATCTCGCTTTCTTCCTGCCGATGGCCACCGCACGCACGGTCCTCCTGAAACTCGCACCGCTGGACGTCGGCACCATTGCCCTGCTCGTTACCGTCAGCGGTATCGTCGGTGCGCTGGCGATCTGGTGGCTGGCCCTGCGTGTCCGCGCCAATTTCCTGTTCGAACGGCCAGAGGCGTTCTGGATTGC
Coding sequences within:
- a CDS encoding acyltransferase family protein, giving the protein MTMSGISAGSERVDWVDYAKGICIIMVVMMHSVLGTELAAGETGYMHYLVEFAKPFRMPDFFLISGLFLARVIDRDWRTYLDRKVIHFLYFYALWVTIQFGFKAPGFTAEHGWPYVIKLYLLSYIDPFGTLWFIYLLPVFFVLTKAMRNVHPALIWGIAAVLESLHVQTGWTAIDEFCARFIYFYSGYLFATQVFALSDKARTKPMLALTGLAVWAVVNAALVHGGVSEWPGISLALGFAGAMAIIVIGTLLAKMQWLDFVRFFGEHSIVIYLAFFLPMATARTVLLKLAPLDVGTIALLVTVSGIVGALAIWWLALRVRANFLFERPEAFWIAPKKKGAALQLAE